Part of the Paenibacillus sp. JNUCC32 genome is shown below.
CGCGGCAAAGCCCGCCGTTTGGAACGCTTGATGCCCCAGCTGAACCCGCCGATAGGCATAGGATTGCTGCAGCTGCAGGAGCGAAGCCACAGCCTCGGGGGGATCATCCGGCGGACAATCGGCGGCGCATTCCGAATATGCAAATTCGAATCCGTCGCCGCTTGCCGATCTCCCGTACTGATGCGTATAGCCGTGAATGCCAAGCGAGGCGCCGAGCGCTGCCATCGTGCGGAGCAGCCGCACAAACCGAAGGGAAGCTTCATCCTGCAGGTCGGCTATCGAACGGTCCGTATGTTGCGCCGGATCAACGTATCGGGGAATAACGGCCAGATGAAAGGGGATTCGCAGCTGGTGCAGGAATCTTGCGATGACAAGCAGCTTCGCTTGTTGTTCTTCCGTCCCGTACCATCCGCCAGGGCCGATATCTTCAAGCCGTATCATTGCTTTATTCATGTACAGGCCCTCCTTTCATGGGCATCCGAGCGCCATGTGGTATCCGATACATTTTATTTATGCTAGTTGTGGGCTTAGCGTCATCAGGGATGAAGCAATCAATGATAAAAAAAGGATCTTCGAGCCTCTCCGCGAATACCAAGAGATCAAGAGAGGAACAGGAGGAAGTGGAAGACCATGCAGATTCGAATTGCAAACGAGCAAGATGCCGAAGGCATTGCTAGCGTACATGTAAACAGCTGGAAAACGACGTACAGGGGGATCGTCGATGATGATTTTTTGCAAAAGCTTTCCGTTGCGGACCGCGTAGAAGGCTGGCGCAGGAAGCTTGCCAATATGCCCGAAGACGAACAGCTACTGGTTATTTCAGACGAACATGGCAAGGTTTACGGGTTTATGTCGTACGGGACGGAGCGAGAGCAGAAGATCTCCCATGAAGGAGAACTCTACGCGATCTATCTCTTGGAAGAAATTCAAGGGCAGGGATGGGGAAAACGGCTATTTGCCAGGTTGAAGGAATTTCTGCAAACGAGAGGATATCGTTCGTTGTCGGTTTGGGTGCTGGTAGGCAATAAAGCCGAGCAATTTTATAGACATATGGGCGCTCAAGAGCTGAAGCAAAAAGAGATTGTCATCGGGGGAAAAAGACATGCCGAATTGGCACTGCTTTGGAGTTCCCTTGACCAAATCCGCTCATCTTCCTGAAGGTCTTCGCTTGGTTTTACATTAATGAGAGAATCCACTATGATGGAGATATACCCCGGCGGGTAACTCGATTTTTGATTTTGCCGCATTATAGGAGGTTCGCATTTGAGTATTATTCCGATAGGTCCGTTGATGATCCGAGCCGATATTGTGATATTTCTGATCTGCGCCGCGGCCGGGTTCGCCGCGCTTCGCATTCGTTTGCGCCAGATGCCGCAGCGGGAATGGATCCTGGACACCTATTTATCCGTCATCATCATAGGTTTTCTCTCATGGAAATTCGGGATGCTGGTGTTCGATCCGATCCGCACCCTCCAGCATCCGACCTCGCTGATCTACATGACGGGGGGAGTCAGGGGCATATGGCTGGGGGTTGTTCTCGCTATCGTCTACGCTGCACTTCGCTGGAACAGGAAGAGGGGGGAGTTTGGCCTGCTGCTGAAATCGGCGCTGTTATCGGCCTTTGCAAGCGGAACGGCAGGGTATCTCTTTCAGTGGCTGTGGGCGGATGGTGCGAGTGTGACGTCTTCGTTATTCTATGCTCTGCTGTTCGGCGTCTTGCTGACGGTCAGCTGGCTTCGCTTCCAGGCACCGCTGTCCCAATTCCTTACGCTGGGTTTAGGAAAAAACAGGGCGGTCCTGGTCGTGATGGCAGCTCTCTTCGCGTGGGTCATTTATGACTTCACTTCGAACACGGCCAGCGAGCGGGAAGCAGCCGCACCGCCGCATCAAGAGGGAAGCCAGGAAATCGCAGCGGAAGGTTTGAAGCCTGGGCTTCGCGCGCCGGATTTCACGCTGACCGATTCAGAAGGCCGGGAGATCAAGCTGTCCGATTATCGCGGGCAAACCGTTCTCCTTAATTTTTGGGCCTCCTGGTGTCCCCCTTGCAAGGTCGAAATGCCTTATATGCAGGATTTTTACGAGAAACATCAGGATGAGGATGTTATCATACTGGCCGTCAATATGACCCATCTGGAAAAAAGCATGAGCGAGGTACAGTCTTTTGTTGAGAAGAACGGCATCACCTTTCCCGTCCTGTACGACCAGCATGGTGAGAACACCGGGCGGTACGAGGTGGTGGCTTATCCGACCACCTACGTCATATCGCCTGGCGGCATCGTATCAGAACGGTTTCAAGGCGCGATCAACGAAGAAATCATGGCTAGAGCTTACCGCAAGGCTAGCGATTAAGTAAGGTTAATGGCGGAATTTTGGTTGCATGGACTTCTATCTCTGCCGCCTTCTCCCCAGGAGGAATATAATACACAAACGCTTGGGAGGGGGAGAAGGATTGCAGCCAATACCAATTTCGGCAGAAGGATGCAAAGGTTACGTCGGCAAAACCGTTTGCGCTGTCATGCATGATGGGAGGGAAGTCGTGGGGACGATTCGCGGTGTACATGATCGCGGTCTTGAACTCGAATTTGCGAACCCATCCGCATATATATTGTCCGCCAAAGGGAAAAAGGGCAGAAAATCTTCGAAGTCGACCAAAGGCGGTGCACAAACGTCCGCATTTGGACCGTACGGCTACGGCGGTTTTGGACCATATGGAGGCTACGGTTTCGCAGGCAATGTGCTCGCTTGGGAAGCCATTGCCTTGTTGTTCCTCATTCCGTTTTTATTTATCTAAACCCACATCAGGATATGGATCAAGGCCAGCAGTTTTCGATGAGACAGTTGGGGAAGGTGCCCCATACTGTCTCTTTTTCTATGCCCATTTTACAAATTTCGCGTGGATCGGGTACGGTTGAAAGGTTCGGCGGATGCATCGGATTGACTGATCAGCCATATCACAGGCGTAAAGGCAACGAGAAAACAGCTGCCCGCCAGAATCGGCAGCAAGGACCATTCCGCCACGGAGTAACCGAGAAGCGTCTGCCATCCGATGGAGATCAGTCCGAATAAATAGGCGAGACCGCTGATATGGATGATGATCGGTTTAACGGCAGCATTGACGGATTTTCTCATGGACAGCCAGGCCACCAAAGGAATGGCCTGCAGTGCATGAAACCCGAGTCCGTGCAGCCAAATGATATTGCCGCCGATCCCGGTGAAACGACCCGCGTTGATGGAAATCCAGATGCCTGCGGCAAAAGATACCAGCACCGCGATCATGGCATAACGGATGCCGAGACCAAGCTCCGGATGGGCCTCTATTACACGCTTGCGGAAATATTGAGTCCCCAGGATCAGGTAGAACACGATGAGCAGAAGCGCAACGGCAGGAAAAATCGTGGAGATGACATGATCGAAGGATGAACCGTTCTGAACGAACCTCGGATCGACGCCGCGGAAATGTTGTACGGTCTCGGCGAAGTAGGAGAACAACACGAGGGGGATGTAACAGCAGCGGTAGATCGATTGGCTTCGTGGCCGCATGCCGGAAACCGGTAGAATGCTTGCGGTTGATAGGATGAATATTCCCAGGGCCGCGTTGAAGGAAAAGGCTTTGGAGACATCTCCGTCCGGTGAGACAGGTCCGCCATGGAGCAGCACCCATACCCCGCAAATTCCGGCCAGCAAAAAGCCGAGCAGACCCGTCAGCATGAGCCATGTCTCCTGTTTATACAGCCGGTATGCCCCGCTGGCCGCTTCACGTGCAAGTTGGTTCATAATGAATACCCTCTTTCGGAAAGATGAATTGTTTCTAATGTACAAGAGAACGGGAGCTGCTTTAACGGGCTGGGGATGTAATGGGCACCGTACCCCGGGATGATTTCATGGCTGGGCCTAAGCCGGGGATGAGATGGCTGTTCATCCGCATGGGGAATGAGGAGGCCAGTGCTTTTTTACTAGATCGGGACCTGATGAAAATGAATCCTTCGCTTGATTGTTCCTTTCCTGTATACCTACTAAAATTGAAAAATGTGGTTATTGCTTGGTAGATCGGTTTAATAGTTTATGGAATTGAAATTTGTTGGTAGACTGCCTGAAGAAGCAGGGCGGCGAGACAGAAGGGGCGTCCGTATTTATGTCCAATCGAATATTAGTTACACCCGAGCAGCTGGAGCAGGTATCCGCGCAATTTGCCCAATCAGGGCAACTTAGCGGCGATTTGGTGCAGCGGCTCCAGCGAAGCATTCACGAAATGGAAGGTCAGTGGGAAGGGATGACCCGCGAGCGGTTTTACGGGGATTATCAGCAGGCCAGGACGACGATGCTCAAGTTTGTGGACTGCTTGCAAACGATATCCGCCGAGCTGAAGCAAATATCCGTCAAATTCCGTTCCACGGATGAAATGGTGAACGGTGCTGCAGCTGGAGGAGCCGTAGCAGGCGCGGGCATTATGGCTGGGGCGGCAACCGGAGCGGGAATCGCTGCGGCGGCAGGCGCTGCATCCAAGACTTCCGGCGTGGCCGCTAAATCCTCAAGCAACCCGCTGGACGCAGCGCTCAAAGGAGTAGAAGTGGAAGGCAGCGTAATCAAGCACGAAGAGAATGGACTTTATGCCAAAGCAATAACAGGCAGCGCGGGAGCAAGCTTATCCGAAGGAGCGCATGCCAGCGGGGCTGTTGTTGAAGCAGGTTATGCGAATGATCATGTCGAAGGATCGGTTAGCCTGGTGAAGGCCGAAGTCGAGGCGGCGGTCAAGGACGGTACGCTTAGCGTCGGAGCTGAGGCTACATTAAACAAATATGAGGGCGGCGTGAATATTCCGCTTCCTTGGACGGATAAAGAGCTGCACATCGGAGGTTCCGCTTCACTGGGCGTACTCGGCGCATCCGCGGAGGTGGGCAAGAGCGGATTGAAGTTCCACATCCCGTTGGGACCGGGAGCAAGCCTCGTCGGAGTCGGCGGAGCGATTACGGTAAAATAGAAGGGGGCGCACAGCCGATGAGCGACAGACAAAAACGGTTCAAAAACATAATGGTGATTATTGCTATCGTCGGCGTTCTGGGCACGGTGATTCCCAATCTGCTGGACACGAGTTACGCGGCAGCGGAAAAAGCCGTCATCTGCCTATCCTTTCTCATTGGAGTACCGCTCGTAGTGTCGATTGTCTATTGGATCGGTAAAAAAATAATGAAGGGTTGATCAACATGGAACAGCATGAGCAAACGGAGCAGAAGCTGCTGCCAATCGGATCTGTCGTCAAGTTCAAGGATTGGGACCAGACGCTGATGATCTATGGCCGAATGCAGAACGATTCCAAGACGCTAAAGCGTTGGGATTACGTTGCCTGCTTCTATCCTCACGGAAATCTGACCGCGGATTCCAACATCTTTTTCAACCATAAGGACATCTCGGAAATCGTATTCACGGGTTACGTCAACGAGGATGAAATTGCATTCCGTGATGCATTGTTGGAAGGAATTGCGAAAGCGGATCAAATGGCGGCCGCGGGCTCCGGCTCGGACCATTCATAAATCAAATATAGCAGCTCGGTTCGTAAAGCAGCTCTGACAAGAGCTGTTTTTTGTTTGTACGGGAGTTGCATTGAAAACCAAACAAACAAATACAATATCTTCGTTTATTTTTGAAAATACGCTATTCAAAAATAAACGGGCGTGTTAATATGGGAAACAAATGAAAGCAAATTCATATGGTCAATCGGAGGGGAAGCTTCATGGTTCAGAGCTTATGGGAACAATCAAAGGCACAGCAGGCACAAAATACATTGGATGAGCTTGTCTATCGCTCGAATTTGATTGGTGCCGACCGGCGCGTATGCAACTGGGGCGGCGGCAACACATCCAGTAAAACAACGATTCAGGATTTTCGCGGCAACGACGTCGAGGTGATGTACGTAAAAGGCAGCGGATCCGATCTGGCCACCATGAAAGCGGGCAATTTCACAGGCTTGCGCATGGAGGATATCCGGCCGCTGTTCGAACGAGATTCGATGTCGGATGAGGAGATGGTGGCATATCTGGGACATTGCATGGTAGATGCGAAGCACCCGCGCGCTTCTATTGAAACGCTGCTGCACGCGTTCTTGCCGTTTCGGCATGTGGACCATACGCATCCGGATGCCATTATCAGCTTGTGCTGCGCCCATAACGGCAAAGAATTAGCCCGGGAAATTTTCGGCGACCGATTCGTGTGGGTTCCATATGTCCGCCCTGGCTTTACGCTGTCGAAGATGATCGCGGAAGGGGTGCTGGCTAATCCGAACGCCGAGCTTGTGCTCATGGAGAAGCATGGCCTTGTAACCTGGGGCGATACCTCGGAAGCTTGTTACGCACAGACGATTCGCATCATAAGTGAAGCGGAAGCCTTCATTGAAGCCCGAGTGAACAACGACAAGCTGTTCGGCGGCCGGAAGCATGCGCCGCTTGCCGCGGAAATCCGTCGGAGCATCGCTGCGGAAGTGATGCCTGCCGTACGCGGCGCCGTCAGCGACGCGAAGAAGATGATCCTGTCCTTCGATGATCAAGACGATGTGCTGGACTTCGTCGGTGGCATCGATTCGCCGAAGCTGTCCCAAGTAGGCGCCGCTTGTCCGGATCACCTGGTTCATACCAAGGTTGTTCCCCTCTTCATCGATTGGACGCCGAACGCTGAAGATATCGAAGGCCTTAAAGCAAAGCTCATCGAAGGCATTGCGGCATACAAAGCGCAGTATCAAGCCTATTTTGAACGCAACCATCATGAAGGCGACGTCATGTTCGAAGCGGCTCCGCGAGTCATCCTGATTCCCGGAATCGGAATGATCAACACCGGCAAGAGCTGGGCGATGTCGCAAGTCAGCGGCGCCCTGTATCATCGGGCAATCGCGGTCATGCGCGGCGCAACGGCGCTCGGCGACTTCGTATCCCTGAGCGAGAACGAATCCTACAACGTGGAGTATTGGCCGCTGGAGCTGTATAAATTGAGCCTTGCACCGGCTGAAGCGGAGTTTTCGCGGCAGATTGCTTTTATCACCGGGGGAGCCGGGGGGATCGGCAGTGCCGCGGCGCGCAGGCTGGTAGCCGAAGGAGCCCATGTCGTGCTGGCGGACCTAAATCTTGAAGGCGCGCAGCAGGTTGCCGAGGAAATCAATGCAAAGTACGGGGAGAATCGGGCATTTGCTGTTAAAATGGACGTAACCGACGAAGAGGCCGTGCAGCGCGCCTATCGTGAAACCTCCGTAACTTATGGCGGTGTCGATATTATCGTGAACAATGCGGGCCTTGCAACGTCCAGCCCGTTTGACGAGACGTCTCTAAAGGAATGGAACCTGAACATGAACGTGCTGGGCACAGGTTATTTCCTCGTGGCCAGAGAAGCCTTCTCCTTGATGAAGGTACAGGGAATTGGCGGGAGCATGGTGTTTATCGGATCGAAGAACTCCGTTTATGCCGGAAAAAATGTGACCGCATACAGCTCAGCGAAAGCGCTAGAGGCGCATTTGGCCCGCTGCATCGCTGCCGAGGGCGGGGAATACGGCATCCGAGTGAATACGATCCTGCCTGACGCGATATTGCAAGGCTCTGCGATCTGGAACTCGAACTGGAGAAACGAGCGGGCTGCAGCCTACGGGATCGAACCGGATCAGCTGGAAGAGCACTATCGGAAACGCACGACACTGCTCGTGAACATCTATCCGCAGGACATTGCCGAAGGCATTGCTTACTTTGCTTCGTCCAAATCATCGAAGACGACCGGCTGTATGCTGACGATTGACGGGGGAGTACCGGCAGCGTTTACTCGATAATCGAAAGAATGAGTAACCAACCTAACGCAAGGAATCAAGAATTCTTATTAAGATGGGGCGCTGGGTTGATACAACCCGGCTGTCCTCATTCATATGGGAGGATATGCGATGAGGCAGGACGTTGCAAGGAACTTTGAGGAAGCTAAACAGCTCTATGGGCAGCATGGCATCGATGTGGACCAAATCTTGACGGAACTTGAGCGCATCAAAATCTCCATCCATTGCTGGCAGGGAGATGATGTTCGCGGATTCCTGTTCCGTGATCAGGACCTGTCCGGCGGCATCTCCGTGACCGGGGAATATCCCGGGGCAGCCGAAACACCGGACCAGCTGAGGGCCGACCTGGAAAAAGCGTTGTCGCTCATTCCCGGATCCCACAAAGTGAATCTCCACGCGATTTATGCGGATACCGACGAGTCCGTTGATTTGGATCAGCTGGAGCCGAGGCACTTCCAGTCCTGGGTGGATTGGGCCAAGGAGCAGGGGATCGGACTCGATTTTAATCCCACCTGCTTTTCCCACGACAAGTCGAAGGACGGGTTTACGCTGAGTCATGCCGACCCGGCGATTCGTCAATTTTGGATTGAACATTGCAAGGCTTCGCGAAGAATCGGAGCTTATTTCGGTGAACAGCTGGGTCAGACCTGCGTGACGAATATTTGGGTTCCGGACGGTTACAAGGATATGCCGGTAGACCGAATGGCACCGAGACAGCGGCTGAAGGATTCGCTGGATGAGATTTTTGCCGAGGATATCAATCCGGAATGGAATTTGGATGCCGTCGAGAGTAAGCTGTTCGGGCTCGGCTCCGAAGCCTACGTTGTGGGCTCGCACGAGTTCTACATGGGGTATGGCATTCGGAACAACAAGCTGATCTGCCTGGATGCGGGTCATTTTCACCCAACCGAGAGCATTGCCGGCAAACTGTCGTCACTCG
Proteins encoded:
- a CDS encoding GNAT family N-acetyltransferase yields the protein MQIRIANEQDAEGIASVHVNSWKTTYRGIVDDDFLQKLSVADRVEGWRRKLANMPEDEQLLVISDEHGKVYGFMSYGTEREQKISHEGELYAIYLLEEIQGQGWGKRLFARLKEFLQTRGYRSLSVWVLVGNKAEQFYRHMGAQELKQKEIVIGGKRHAELALLWSSLDQIRSSS
- a CDS encoding redoxin domain-containing protein; translation: MSIIPIGPLMIRADIVIFLICAAAGFAALRIRLRQMPQREWILDTYLSVIIIGFLSWKFGMLVFDPIRTLQHPTSLIYMTGGVRGIWLGVVLAIVYAALRWNRKRGEFGLLLKSALLSAFASGTAGYLFQWLWADGASVTSSLFYALLFGVLLTVSWLRFQAPLSQFLTLGLGKNRAVLVVMAALFAWVIYDFTSNTASEREAAAPPHQEGSQEIAAEGLKPGLRAPDFTLTDSEGREIKLSDYRGQTVLLNFWASWCPPCKVEMPYMQDFYEKHQDEDVIILAVNMTHLEKSMSEVQSFVEKNGITFPVLYDQHGENTGRYEVVAYPTTYVISPGGIVSERFQGAINEEIMARAYRKASD
- a CDS encoding WXG100 family type VII secretion target — encoded protein: MSNRILVTPEQLEQVSAQFAQSGQLSGDLVQRLQRSIHEMEGQWEGMTRERFYGDYQQARTTMLKFVDCLQTISAELKQISVKFRSTDEMVNGAAAGGAVAGAGIMAGAATGAGIAAAAGAASKTSGVAAKSSSNPLDAALKGVEVEGSVIKHEENGLYAKAITGSAGASLSEGAHASGAVVEAGYANDHVEGSVSLVKAEVEAAVKDGTLSVGAEATLNKYEGGVNIPLPWTDKELHIGGSASLGVLGASAEVGKSGLKFHIPLGPGASLVGVGGAITVK
- a CDS encoding DUF4176 domain-containing protein; amino-acid sequence: MEQHEQTEQKLLPIGSVVKFKDWDQTLMIYGRMQNDSKTLKRWDYVACFYPHGNLTADSNIFFNHKDISEIVFTGYVNEDEIAFRDALLEGIAKADQMAAAGSGSDHS
- a CDS encoding bifunctional rhamnulose-1-phosphate aldolase/short-chain dehydrogenase, which translates into the protein MVQSLWEQSKAQQAQNTLDELVYRSNLIGADRRVCNWGGGNTSSKTTIQDFRGNDVEVMYVKGSGSDLATMKAGNFTGLRMEDIRPLFERDSMSDEEMVAYLGHCMVDAKHPRASIETLLHAFLPFRHVDHTHPDAIISLCCAHNGKELAREIFGDRFVWVPYVRPGFTLSKMIAEGVLANPNAELVLMEKHGLVTWGDTSEACYAQTIRIISEAEAFIEARVNNDKLFGGRKHAPLAAEIRRSIAAEVMPAVRGAVSDAKKMILSFDDQDDVLDFVGGIDSPKLSQVGAACPDHLVHTKVVPLFIDWTPNAEDIEGLKAKLIEGIAAYKAQYQAYFERNHHEGDVMFEAAPRVILIPGIGMINTGKSWAMSQVSGALYHRAIAVMRGATALGDFVSLSENESYNVEYWPLELYKLSLAPAEAEFSRQIAFITGGAGGIGSAAARRLVAEGAHVVLADLNLEGAQQVAEEINAKYGENRAFAVKMDVTDEEAVQRAYRETSVTYGGVDIIVNNAGLATSSPFDETSLKEWNLNMNVLGTGYFLVAREAFSLMKVQGIGGSMVFIGSKNSVYAGKNVTAYSSAKALEAHLARCIAAEGGEYGIRVNTILPDAILQGSAIWNSNWRNERAAAYGIEPDQLEEHYRKRTTLLVNIYPQDIAEGIAYFASSKSSKTTGCMLTIDGGVPAAFTR
- the rhaA gene encoding L-rhamnose isomerase codes for the protein MRQDVARNFEEAKQLYGQHGIDVDQILTELERIKISIHCWQGDDVRGFLFRDQDLSGGISVTGEYPGAAETPDQLRADLEKALSLIPGSHKVNLHAIYADTDESVDLDQLEPRHFQSWVDWAKEQGIGLDFNPTCFSHDKSKDGFTLSHADPAIRQFWIEHCKASRRIGAYFGEQLGQTCVTNIWVPDGYKDMPVDRMAPRQRLKDSLDEIFAEDINPEWNLDAVESKLFGLGSEAYVVGSHEFYMGYGIRNNKLICLDAGHFHPTESIAGKLSSLALFTDGLLLHVSRPMRWDSDHVVIMDDELTEIGRELVRNQLLDVTHIGLDFFDASINRIAAWVIGTRNTIKALLRAKLEPVDRLKQAELEGDYTTRLALTEEFKSYPFGAVWDYYCERLGVPVREEWLSEVKQYEQDVLLKRSQA